The genomic stretch TGATACGGCCTTTCGGCAGACCGCCTATACCAAGAGCAATATCAAGGCTGAGCGAACCAGTGGAAACCGTTTCAATCTCAACGACGCTCTCGTTTGCGCCGAGTTTCATGATCGAGCCCTTGCCGAACGAGCGTTCGATCTGCGAAAGGGCTGCTTCCAATGCCTTGCTTTTATCCACCGATTTTTCCTCTACGAGCCGCAAAGAGTTCTGTGCCATTTGATCCACCTTTAGGTTATTCAAGCCGCATAGGCAATGAAGCTGCAATGTCGATTTTGTACTCTTTTTGTTCTTGTTGCGCAAGTGCCTGTGAAGCTTCTGGAATCAAACAGGAAATAACCCCATGTTCTGGCTTTGTTTTTAGCTGTTCTGCAAAAACTTGACACCGCGCTTCAGCTCGTGTCTTTCTGTAATTTAGCCTTGGATTCCGAACCTTGGCAGCAGTTATGAAAGCAATGCGATGAATCACTCTATACTGGTCCTGGGCGGTGCGCATCTCGACCGGCGCGGCCAGATCTCCGGGCGCACCTTTCCCGGCGCGAGCAATCCAGGCCGCTTCACCGAAGAGGCGGGCGGCGGCGGGTTCAACGCGGCCAGAAACCTTGCGAGGCTGGGTCATGAAGTCGCGATGATTGCGCCTCGTGGCGGCGATCAGGCCGGCGAAACCGTTCGTGTCGCGGCGGAAGAGGCGGGTGTTGCCTATGTGCCGCTGACATTTCTCGACCGGGTGACACCTAGCTACACGGCCATTCTGGAAGCCGATGGCAACCTCGTCATTGCCGTCGCAGATATGGACCTTTACAGGCAGTTCACACCGCGGCGTCTTCGCGCCCGGACGGTTCGTAATGCGATGAATAAGGCGACCGCGCTGATCTGCGATGCAAACCTCTCGGCAGAAACCCTTCAGGCTCTGTCAGGCGAGGCAAGCACGAGACAGATACCGCTTTATGCAATTGCCATTTCCCCGGCCAAGGTCGAGCGTTTTCGTGGTTGCCTAGGGGGACTGACCACACTCTTCATGAACGAGGCCGAGGCCGAAGTTGTAGCGGGACAAAAGCCAACCGATCCACATCATTGGCCAGAGCTCCTCCGCAACGCCGGGCTGAATGGCGGCGTCGTAACGCGGGGAGACCGGGAAGCCATCGCCTTCAACCCGCGCGAAGTTGCCGTACTGGCTCCGCCAAGGCTCAAAGAAATTGCCGATGTGACTGGCGCAGGCGATTCCTTTGCCTCGGGCTTCATCTCAGCCAGCCTCAGCGGCGCCACGACGACCGAAGCGTTGCGCCACGCAACGGCAGCTGCCATCATCACACTCAGATCCCCACAAGCCGCCTCAAGCGCCTTGAGCACCGTTAGTCTGCACCGGACCCTTCAGGAAGTTCCGGTTGCCACACAAGTTCTCAACCCGGAAAACGACATCAGACAGGCATATCCATGACCCGCAGCATCTCCCCTCTCCTGCCGATTAGCTATTCCCGCGAAGTTGCTGCGGCAAAGGCCCGCAAGGCACCGATCGTCGCCTTGGAATCGACCATCATCACCCATGGCATGCCCTATCCGGGCAATCTGGAGATGGCGCGCAGTGTGGAGGATATCATCCGAGAAAACGGGGCTGTGCCAGCTACCATCGCCGTCATGGATGGTACTCTCCATATTGGCCTTGAAGCCGAGCAGTTGGAAAAGCTTGCCCAGGCGAAGTCGGTCATGAAGGTTTCCCGCGCCGATCTGGCCTTTGCCATCGCAGAGCGTCGCACCGGTGCGACCACTGTTGCGGCCACCATGATTGCAGCGGCCCGCGCCGGAATCTCCGTTTTTGCCACCGGTGGCATTGGCGGTGTCCATCGAGGTGCTGAGGAAAACTTTGATATCTCCGCAGACCTTGAGGAATTCGTGAAGACACCGGTCATCGTGGTTTGCGCCGGTGCAAAGGCTATCCTTGATATTCCAAAGACGCTGGAAGTCCTGGAAACACGGGGTGTGCCAGTGGTGACTTTCGGCAGTGAACAGTTCCCCGCATTCTGGTCGCGGGATTCGGGATTGAAAAGTCCGCTGTCTCTCGACAGCCCGGCCGCGATTGCCAACTTCCAGAAGACCCGCGACCAGCTTGGAGTTGATGGCGGCATGCTGATTGCAAACCCGGTGCCCGAGACCGACGAAATCCCTAGGGAAGAAATGGAAATCTATATCAGCCGGGCGCTGGCCAATGCCGACCGCGAGGATGTCACCGGCAAGGCCGTGACGCCCTTCCTGCTCGACAATATCTTCCACCTGACTGGCGGTCGGAGCCTCAGGACCAACATCGCCCTCGTAGAAAACAACGCCCGCCTCGCTGCTGAAATTGCAGTCGCAATGATCGAATGACCGACCGTCGGAACTGCCGCCGCTCCCTCCATTGTCCGAGGACCGGCGGCAGACAACCTTCCCTGGAGGACTAGTCGGTCCCGTCCAGCATTTCCCGAACGGCAACAGCCAGTTGCTTGAGGGAGAATGGTTTCGGCAGGAAGCCGAATTTGGCATCTGCCGGAAGATTGCGCGCGAAGGCGTCTTCCGCATAGCCCGAGACGAAGATGAACTTGAGGTCCGGATACTTCTTGCGAAGTTCGGTCAAAAGCGTCGGACCATCCATCTCCGGCATGACGACGTCGGAAACGACGATGTCGACCTGACCGTCGAGCTCGTCCATGACATCGAGGGCTTCGACACCTGACCCGGCTTCGTGGACGGTGTAGCCACGGGTTTCCAGCATTCGCTTTCCTCCACGGCGCACAGCTTCCTCATCTTCGACCAGCAGAACAACGGCAGACTTGCCCGTCAGATCCTGGTTTTCGGCAACCGCCTCGGCTTCGGCAGGCGGCGCGGCGAGTTTGGCAGATTCAACGCCCGACACCGGCGTAGCAGCCTTGATCTCGGCTGCAACCTGGACCTCGGGGATGTGCCTTGGCAGGAAGATCCGGAACACCGTTCCCTTGCCGACTTCCGATTCAGGATAGATGTAACCGCCAGACTGTTTGACGATGCCGTAAACCATCGCCAGGCCCAGGCCGGTTCCCTTGCCCACTTCCTTGGTCGTGAAAAACGGCTCGAAGATCTTGTCCATGATATCCGCGGGGATGCCGGTACCAGTGTCTTCGACCTCGATCAGCACCAGATCTTCCTCGGGCAATCCGCGATACTGGAACGCACGCACCTGCTCGGCATCAATGTTGCGGGTCGATACCGTGATCGTCCCACCCTCCGGCATGGCATCGCGGGCGTTGACACAGAGGTTGATCAACACCTGTTCGAATTGCGAAAGATCTGTCTTTACCGGCCAAAGATCACGGCCATACTCCACCTTCAGCTTGACATTCGTGCCCGAGATCAGCCGGTCGACGAGCATTCGCAGATCCCCGATCACATCGGTCAGATTGAGCACCGAAGGACGCATTGTCTGCTTGCGCGAGAAAGCGAGCAACTGGCGCACCAGTACCGCCGCACGGTTGGCATTCCGCTTGATTTCCATGAGGTCGGCAAAACTTGCATCGGATGGCCTTGCCTGCAAAAGCAGATGATCCGACGACAGCAGGATGGCCGTCAGCACATTGTTGAAGTCATGCGCAATACCACCGGCAAGCGTGCCCACGGCATTCATCTTCTGGGTCTGGGCCATCTGGGCCTCCAGAGCCTTCTGGTCCGTGACATCGACGGCATAAACGATGGCTGCCTCTTCCGGGGCCTCATCGCTCTGATCAATCACCGCATTGACGTAGAAACGGAAATGTCGGCCTTCATTGGTCGGATGCCGGCTATCGATCGGCGCAATATCGACCTGCCTGTCTTTCGCCGCCGCCAGCGCTTCCCTGAAACGCTCCCTTTCACCATCATGGAAAGCCATTTCCAGCACTTCGCCACGATCAATCTGGTCGCGGCTGATGATATCGGAGAACAGTTTCATGAACGGCGCATTGGTACGAAGTATCCGCCCCTGGCCGTCCACCGAGGCAATCGCCATGGGTGTATTGTTGAAAAAGCGGGTAAAACGCATTGAGGCGATGGAAGCAGACTGATCGGAGGTCCCGCCATCCTGCCGTGCGAGCACGATTGACCGACTTTCGCCCGGAGCACCATCGCGCGCAGCGCGAACGCGATGCACGAGCCGCACAGGCAGGCTCTGCCCGTTAACCCGTCTGAGGTCGAGATCGAGTGTCTCGGTGCGCGCTTGACCGGGCTCTGCCTGAACCGAATCAATCAGCGCCATTCCCTCGCCCGCAACCAGGTCCGCAATAGTCACTGAACCCGGTGAGAATTTGGTGAGATCGACCCCAAGCCATTCGGCAAGCGTCGCATTGATGTAATAGATTTCGCCTTTCCGACCTGCGGAGAAGAAGCCTGCCGGCGCGTGATCGAGATAATCGATTGCATGCTGCAACTCCTTGAAGAACCGCTCCTGGTCATCGCGTTCGGTTGTGATGTCCGAAATTTGCCAGACATGCAGTTTCCGCTCCTTCCCCTGCCCGGCGAGCAAACGCGCCTTGAGACGATACCAATGGGCGCCCGATCCGTGACCGGATGCCTGCCCAAGAGGTTTCAGAAGCCGGAATTCCTCATAGCTTTCACGTCCCTCGCGCAAACCGTTGGTCAGACGATAGAGCGCCTCGCTCGACTCCCGGTAGCGAGACAAGTGTGCTTCCAGCGTCTGAACTTCCGTCGCCTTGCGCGCGCCAGTCATCTCTCCATAGGCCGTATTGGCATAGACGATGCGCCCGTCGATGTCCGTGATCAGCGTGCCTTCCGGCTGGCTGGACAAGAACCGCCGCGCGAGGTCGTCGGATTGCGACTGCGGCATCACCTCGACAAAGCCGATAATCGACGACACGATGAAGAATATACCCATCATCGCCAAAATGCCCAGAATCCCGAGCACGATCTCGTTGTCGAGTTGGTCTCGAAATACGACAAAGGAGACGGAGGCCGCGACGAGAACGATTGCCAGAACGAGTATGCGCAACGCGGTCCCGGTCCCACTGCCACGGTCCACCAGGGGGGCCTCGATGTCGCCGTCCTTGGGTTTTCTTGTCATGAAGTCCTCGTGCATGGTCGCGCGCCATATCCCAAGCGGGAATCGTCGCTCATCTTCTGTCTAGCAATTTGCAAGAAGAGCAAAAAGCGGAGAGAGGCCTCAAAACCCCGCTCTGAAGACTATCCCACAGGAATGCCGCATTCTGACGGCAATTTGTGTCACACTTTGAGAGCGTTGACCACGCAGCCTGATTGCGGAAAGCAGGCTCTTCTGCGAAAACGACAGCCAAAAGGGAGCGCACAGCATCATGGAAGATCTGCTTTCGGCCTATGGGGGCCGCTTTTTGGTGGCCGCCCTGGGTGTCGCCCTCGCACTTCTCCTCCTTTTCATCGTATTGTGGTTGATGCGAAATCGGCCTTCCTCGCCCTTTGTTCGCGGCGGGCGCAATCGGCAGCCCCGGTTGCAGGTCCTGGACGCTGCGGCAGTCGATGCAAGGCGGCGGATCGTTCTCATCCGACGCGATGACGTCGAACATCTTGTGATGATCGGCGGACCGACTGACATCGTGATTGAGAGCGGGATCGGCGATAATCGCAACTTCGTCAATGTGACTCCGGCAGAACAGCAACAGAAAGCAGCTCAGATCATTCAGGACTCGGCGCCTCCAAGCCTAGCACAGCCAGTGCGACCTGAACGGCAACCCGTCTTGGCCGAAACCAGAAGCCAGCCGCCCGCACAACAGAAGACAGACCTGGCAAGTTCACCCTCTCAGCCGCAGCCTCTGGCCCCGGCATCATCACCGAGACCGATTTCTGACGCCGCATTGCTGGAGCCGCAGCCGCAGCGTGCCGAGGCGCAGCAATCCCCCAAATCGGTGGCAGCAATGGAGATGAACCCGTCTAACAAGCGATCAGAGCCATACACAGCCCCTCTTGCGGTTGCGCTTGCGACGAACGAGACGATTGTGAGAGATGGCACATGGCAGGCCAGGAGCAAGCCGGAGATGCAAGACGCTCCAGCACGTACCCCAGTCGGGAGGCCGGATCTGGCAAGACCGGAGCCGACCGACCCAAAGCCACTGGATGTGAAGGGCTTCAATCCGGCCTTTTCACCAATGGCGGGCGAAGGACCGGGAAAACCGATGACCGTGCCATCCAATGACGAAAGCTTGCTTGGCCGCGTTGAGCCGAAGATTGAGCAAGCAAGGGCGACCGAGCCCACACCACCGTCAATATCGGCACCGGCGGCGCAAGATATCCTTGATGCCGCCCGCGCGAGAGTGATTGGACAACAGGCACCATCAACCGCACCACAGTCGCCTTCGGTGGCGGAAAAACCGGTCAATCGTGAGCCGGAGTCAGGTGCCGGACAGCCCTCCGCAGAGCGGCGCAACCTGAGTGAGTTCGAACGCGTTCTTGAGCAGGAAATGGAAGCGCAACTCGATGCCATTTCGCGTCCGCCCCCTGCCGCACGTCCCGACGTGGCGCCTTCGGTCTCCATCATGCCGGATCGGCCATCCCTTCCCATGGCCGCCGTCCTGCCGACCGTTCGTCCCGATCCTTTGGCCGACCTCCCTGTCGATAGCCCCGCCTCTCCGGAAAAGAAGGACGCGGAGCTTCAAAACGAGATTGCGAAGATTTTTGGCGATATCTCCGCGAGCCGGAACTGAAAAACGCGAAAGGCCGGTACAAGGACCGGCCTTTCGGATAGAAATTGACATGACTCAGATGGTCGCAACGACGGTTATTCGTCGCGGTAAACCTTCTCGCGACGCTCATGACGCTCCTGGGCCTCGATGGACAAGGTCGCGATCGGACGCGCATCCAGTCGCTTCAGACCGATTGGCTCACCGGTCTCTTCGCAATATCCATAAGTGCCGTCATCAATCCGCTGCAGTGCCGCGTCAATTTTTGCGATCAGCTTCCGCTGACGGTCGCGGGCCCTCAGTTCGATGGCACGGTCAGTCTCTGATGAAGCACGATCAGCCAGATCGGGGTGGTTGGCGCTCTCCTCCGCCAGATGATCCAGCGTCTCGCGCGCTTCACGGAGAATGTCATTCTTCCAGGCGACGAGCTTGGCCCTGAAATAGGCCCGCTGGTTTGCGTTCATGAACTCATCGTCTTCCGAGAGGACATAATTGCTAAGATTGATCTTCTCACTCAACGCGATTCTCCTGAAGAACATCTCAATGGCCGGTTCTATATCCCTTAAGAACATGCTGTTCAAGTCTTCAGACTGTTACAGCGCCATTTTTAAATCTGTCACAATTTTCATCTAAATGTATAATATTTAACCACAATTCTGAACGACCCCCGCGGCACTCCGAGCTTGCGCCTCCCCAGATAGGGGCTGTTCATGAGCAACGCAGGCAAGCAACCTGCCAGTTGACGGACCCCAGAGGAAACAGCTAGTTCATTGATCAGTGCCGATCGGACGCGGGAAGTTTGACAGATGACACCACTGAAAACGCCACCATCCCGCATCTATCTGCTACGCCACGCAAAATCAGCATGGGCAGAGCCTGGCGGTCGGGATTTCGATCGTTCACTGTCGGACGCTGGATTTGCGGAAGCGGAGTTGCTTGCCGAACGGGCCGCAGACCTTTCCTACCGCCCGGAAATGATCTTTTCTTCGACGGCCACACGCTGCCGTCAGACGGCAGAAGCAATCACCCGCGCCTTTTCAGGTCTGGTTGAACTGCAGTTTGTCGATGCCCTCTACAATGCGCCGGCCGAAACCTATCTCGAGATCCTGAACGCCAACAATCGTCTGTCATCCATGATGGTAGTTGGCCACAATCCGGCAATCGAGGAGGTTTTCGCCCATCTTGTCGGAGATGACATCATGGCCCGCACAGTCCCTGAAGGTTATCCGCCAGCAGGGCTCGCCGTCATCGACACCATCGACCTAGCCGGACAAGGCCACAGCTGGGCTTTGAAGGACTTTCTGGTCGCCTGACAAGGCCGCCTCATTTACGAATAATCGGACGCGAAAGCGGCCTTTTCAGTGGGCTGGTTCGCGCTCGTTGACGCGCCCACCCTTTTGCGCCCTGTTAGGACATCCTATATCACGCAAAAGAGAGCCGCAGGACGATCCCATTGCCCCCATCCCTGACAAGCATTACCGATGAAGCCGCGATCGCGATGGACAATGTCGTGGACAGGGCGTCAGCCCTCGTCAGTCCGACGATCCGCCTTGGGGTGACAGGTCTTTCGCGCGCCGGGAAAACCGTGTTCATTTCCTCCCTCGTGCATAATCTCCTGCATGGTGGCCGTCTACCACTCCTTGAACCCTTGCGTTCGGGCCGGATCGGTCAGACGCGACTGGACGAGCAGCCTGACGACGCAGTACCCCGCTTCCAGTATGAGGATCATGTTCGGGCTCTGGTGCGTGATAGGATCTGGCCGGACTCCACACGTGCCATCTCCGAATTGCGGCTGACAATCGAGTATCAGAGCGCCAGTGCCTGGAAC from Peteryoungia desertarenae encodes the following:
- a CDS encoding carbohydrate kinase family protein, producing MNHSILVLGGAHLDRRGQISGRTFPGASNPGRFTEEAGGGGFNAARNLARLGHEVAMIAPRGGDQAGETVRVAAEEAGVAYVPLTFLDRVTPSYTAILEADGNLVIAVADMDLYRQFTPRRLRARTVRNAMNKATALICDANLSAETLQALSGEASTRQIPLYAIAISPAKVERFRGCLGGLTTLFMNEAEAEVVAGQKPTDPHHWPELLRNAGLNGGVVTRGDREAIAFNPREVAVLAPPRLKEIADVTGAGDSFASGFISASLSGATTTEALRHATAAAIITLRSPQAASSALSTVSLHRTLQEVPVATQVLNPENDIRQAYP
- a CDS encoding pseudouridine-5'-phosphate glycosidase, whose amino-acid sequence is MTRSISPLLPISYSREVAAAKARKAPIVALESTIITHGMPYPGNLEMARSVEDIIRENGAVPATIAVMDGTLHIGLEAEQLEKLAQAKSVMKVSRADLAFAIAERRTGATTVAATMIAAARAGISVFATGGIGGVHRGAEENFDISADLEEFVKTPVIVVCAGAKAILDIPKTLEVLETRGVPVVTFGSEQFPAFWSRDSGLKSPLSLDSPAAIANFQKTRDQLGVDGGMLIANPVPETDEIPREEMEIYISRALANADREDVTGKAVTPFLLDNIFHLTGGRSLRTNIALVENNARLAAEIAVAMIE
- the cckA gene encoding cell cycle histidine kinase CckA, giving the protein MTRKPKDGDIEAPLVDRGSGTGTALRILVLAIVLVAASVSFVVFRDQLDNEIVLGILGILAMMGIFFIVSSIIGFVEVMPQSQSDDLARRFLSSQPEGTLITDIDGRIVYANTAYGEMTGARKATEVQTLEAHLSRYRESSEALYRLTNGLREGRESYEEFRLLKPLGQASGHGSGAHWYRLKARLLAGQGKERKLHVWQISDITTERDDQERFFKELQHAIDYLDHAPAGFFSAGRKGEIYYINATLAEWLGVDLTKFSPGSVTIADLVAGEGMALIDSVQAEPGQARTETLDLDLRRVNGQSLPVRLVHRVRAARDGAPGESRSIVLARQDGGTSDQSASIASMRFTRFFNNTPMAIASVDGQGRILRTNAPFMKLFSDIISRDQIDRGEVLEMAFHDGERERFREALAAAKDRQVDIAPIDSRHPTNEGRHFRFYVNAVIDQSDEAPEEAAIVYAVDVTDQKALEAQMAQTQKMNAVGTLAGGIAHDFNNVLTAILLSSDHLLLQARPSDASFADLMEIKRNANRAAVLVRQLLAFSRKQTMRPSVLNLTDVIGDLRMLVDRLISGTNVKLKVEYGRDLWPVKTDLSQFEQVLINLCVNARDAMPEGGTITVSTRNIDAEQVRAFQYRGLPEEDLVLIEVEDTGTGIPADIMDKIFEPFFTTKEVGKGTGLGLAMVYGIVKQSGGYIYPESEVGKGTVFRIFLPRHIPEVQVAAEIKAATPVSGVESAKLAAPPAEAEAVAENQDLTGKSAVVLLVEDEEAVRRGGKRMLETRGYTVHEAGSGVEALDVMDELDGQVDIVVSDVVMPEMDGPTLLTELRKKYPDLKFIFVSGYAEDAFARNLPADAKFGFLPKPFSLKQLAVAVREMLDGTD
- a CDS encoding flagellar biosynthetic protein FliO; this encodes MEDLLSAYGGRFLVAALGVALALLLLFIVLWLMRNRPSSPFVRGGRNRQPRLQVLDAAAVDARRRIVLIRRDDVEHLVMIGGPTDIVIESGIGDNRNFVNVTPAEQQQKAAQIIQDSAPPSLAQPVRPERQPVLAETRSQPPAQQKTDLASSPSQPQPLAPASSPRPISDAALLEPQPQRAEAQQSPKSVAAMEMNPSNKRSEPYTAPLAVALATNETIVRDGTWQARSKPEMQDAPARTPVGRPDLARPEPTDPKPLDVKGFNPAFSPMAGEGPGKPMTVPSNDESLLGRVEPKIEQARATEPTPPSISAPAAQDILDAARARVIGQQAPSTAPQSPSVAEKPVNREPESGAGQPSAERRNLSEFERVLEQEMEAQLDAISRPPPAARPDVAPSVSIMPDRPSLPMAAVLPTVRPDPLADLPVDSPASPEKKDAELQNEIAKIFGDISASRN
- the dksA gene encoding RNA polymerase-binding protein DksA; protein product: MSEKINLSNYVLSEDDEFMNANQRAYFRAKLVAWKNDILREARETLDHLAEESANHPDLADRASSETDRAIELRARDRQRKLIAKIDAALQRIDDGTYGYCEETGEPIGLKRLDARPIATLSIEAQERHERREKVYRDE
- a CDS encoding SixA phosphatase family protein — protein: MTPLKTPPSRIYLLRHAKSAWAEPGGRDFDRSLSDAGFAEAELLAERAADLSYRPEMIFSSTATRCRQTAEAITRAFSGLVELQFVDALYNAPAETYLEILNANNRLSSMMVVGHNPAIEEVFAHLVGDDIMARTVPEGYPPAGLAVIDTIDLAGQGHSWALKDFLVA